In Nitrospira lenta, a single genomic region encodes these proteins:
- the rpoB gene encoding DNA-directed RNA polymerase subunit beta — MPETTLQEFVERKDYSRIRASIAIPDLIEIQKRSYEEFLQMEVEPERRKDQGLQAALASVFPIPDYNNTAVLEFSSYTLGTPKYDERECIEQGMTFAVPLKLRVRLVVFDKEDKGPRKKVLDVREQEVYVGELPLMTERGTFIINGTERVVVSQLHRSPGASFTHDKGRTHASGKVLYSARIIPYRGSWLDFEFDAKDILYVRIDRRRKMPTTILLKAFNFSSDDLLKMYYPVEEIRLVKGKLFRKLDADIHQGLRASAEVTEKGSKEPIVREGAKLTKGVIAKLKAAGVKEIPLTPEELVGRAILTEVVDAKKNKIAEKNQRLTAEIVEKILESDVEEFKVIYFDTATATPVILDTLEMEKIETKEEAMVEIYRRLRPGETPSVETARALFDNLFLNSKRYDLSPVGRLKLNSKLTLDLPLEQRTLTAQDIVEVIRYLVNLKMGKGDIDDIDHLGNRRVRSVGELLENQFRLGLVRMERSIKERMNLLDMETVLPHDLINAKPVVAAVKEFFSSSQLSQFMDQTNPLAEITHKRRLSALGPGGLTRERAGFEVRDVHPSHYSRICPIETPEGPNIGLITSLATYARINQFGFIEAPYRKVVKGRVSDEIEFLSAIEGDKYLIAQANSTVDNGGRLTSEMITARHGGDFVTATPDKIDYMDVSPKQVVSVATALVPFLEHDDANRALMGSNMQRQAVPLVTSDSPLVGTGMEAVVARDSGYVVQARRPGVVESVDATRIVVRTEGKEGRKGKDSGLDVYDLIKFQRSNQNTCITQTPVVRLGQPVKVGQVLADGPAIDHGELALGKNILVAFMPWGGYNFEDAILLSEKLVREDAFTSIHIEEFELEARDTKLGKEEVTRDIPNIGEEALRNLDESGIIRIGAEVKPGDILVGKVTPKGETQLTPEEKLLRAIFGEKAGDVKDTSLTVPPGVEGIVVDVKIFSRKGLDKDERSKSIESDDQMKLQRDHHEELRIIDEEKTKKIRKLLLGKVVGRDLMDPDTGDVILKKKGKLTAEILKRLPDDTVRHIILSDPDEQKELEDVERRAKEQIEILQTLYDEKVGRLKRGDELPPGVIKLVKVYVAMKRKIQVGDKMAGRHGNKGVVSRVLPEEDMPYLPDGTPVEIVLNPLGVPSRMNVGQILETHLGWAAKALGIKVASPVFDGASEKEIKDLLTKAKLPPSGQSTLVDGRTGETFASPVTVGYMYVLKLHHLVDDKIHARSIGPYSLVTQQPLGGKAQFGGQRLGEMEVWALQAYGAASTLQEFLTVKSDDVPGRSRMYEAIVKGEPFLEPGLPESFNVLVKELQSLGLDVELLKSQD, encoded by the coding sequence ATGCCCGAAACGACTCTTCAGGAGTTCGTCGAACGGAAAGATTACTCACGCATCCGGGCCAGCATCGCTATCCCTGACCTGATTGAAATTCAAAAGCGCTCGTACGAAGAATTCCTGCAAATGGAAGTCGAGCCCGAGCGCCGTAAGGATCAGGGCTTGCAGGCCGCGCTGGCCAGTGTCTTCCCGATTCCTGACTATAACAATACGGCCGTACTGGAGTTCTCCAGCTATACCTTGGGAACGCCCAAGTACGACGAGCGGGAGTGCATTGAACAGGGTATGACCTTCGCGGTCCCGCTCAAGCTTCGCGTGCGCCTGGTCGTGTTCGATAAAGAGGATAAAGGCCCACGAAAGAAGGTGTTGGACGTTCGCGAGCAGGAAGTCTATGTCGGCGAATTGCCGCTGATGACGGAACGCGGAACCTTCATTATCAATGGGACCGAGCGAGTCGTCGTGAGTCAGTTGCACCGTTCGCCTGGCGCATCGTTCACCCACGACAAGGGGCGGACTCATGCCAGCGGGAAGGTGTTGTACTCGGCGCGCATTATCCCCTATCGAGGATCCTGGCTCGACTTTGAGTTCGATGCGAAGGACATTCTGTACGTGCGGATCGACCGCCGGCGGAAAATGCCGACGACGATCCTGCTGAAGGCCTTCAATTTTTCCAGCGATGACCTGCTGAAGATGTATTACCCGGTCGAAGAAATTCGCCTGGTGAAGGGCAAGTTGTTCCGGAAGCTGGACGCCGATATTCATCAGGGGCTCCGGGCGTCTGCCGAGGTGACGGAGAAGGGCAGCAAGGAACCGATCGTGCGCGAGGGAGCCAAGCTCACGAAGGGCGTTATCGCCAAGCTGAAGGCTGCCGGCGTGAAAGAGATTCCGCTGACCCCTGAAGAGCTGGTCGGTCGTGCGATCTTGACGGAAGTCGTGGATGCCAAGAAAAACAAGATTGCCGAGAAGAATCAGCGGCTGACGGCGGAGATCGTTGAGAAGATCCTCGAAAGTGACGTCGAAGAATTCAAGGTCATCTATTTCGATACCGCGACCGCGACGCCGGTCATTCTCGACACGCTCGAAATGGAAAAGATCGAGACCAAAGAAGAGGCGATGGTCGAAATCTATCGCCGCTTGCGTCCGGGAGAGACTCCCTCTGTGGAGACGGCCCGTGCGTTGTTCGACAATCTGTTCCTGAATTCCAAGCGGTATGACCTTTCTCCGGTTGGCCGGCTCAAGCTGAACAGTAAGCTGACGCTGGATCTGCCGCTTGAGCAGCGGACATTGACGGCGCAGGATATCGTTGAGGTCATCCGCTATCTCGTGAATCTAAAGATGGGCAAGGGCGACATCGACGATATCGACCACTTGGGCAATCGTCGTGTGCGTTCGGTCGGCGAACTGTTGGAGAATCAATTCCGGCTCGGGCTTGTGCGGATGGAGCGGAGCATCAAGGAACGCATGAATCTCCTGGATATGGAGACGGTGCTTCCTCACGATCTCATCAATGCCAAGCCGGTGGTTGCAGCCGTGAAGGAATTCTTCAGCAGCAGCCAGTTGTCGCAGTTCATGGACCAGACGAATCCCTTGGCCGAAATCACCCACAAGCGCCGCTTGTCGGCACTTGGTCCGGGCGGTTTGACTCGGGAACGTGCGGGTTTTGAGGTTCGCGACGTGCACCCGTCTCACTATAGTCGTATTTGTCCGATCGAAACGCCGGAAGGTCCGAACATCGGTCTGATTACGTCTCTGGCGACCTACGCCAGGATCAATCAGTTCGGGTTCATCGAGGCGCCGTATCGGAAGGTGGTGAAGGGGCGCGTCTCTGACGAGATCGAATTCCTTTCGGCCATCGAAGGCGACAAATATCTCATCGCGCAGGCTAATTCGACCGTCGATAACGGCGGGCGTTTGACCTCCGAAATGATTACCGCGCGTCATGGCGGAGATTTCGTCACGGCGACGCCGGACAAGATCGACTACATGGACGTGTCACCGAAGCAGGTCGTCAGTGTCGCGACCGCGTTGGTTCCATTCCTTGAGCACGACGATGCGAACCGCGCCCTGATGGGATCCAACATGCAGCGCCAGGCGGTGCCGTTGGTGACCTCCGACTCACCGCTCGTGGGAACCGGTATGGAAGCCGTCGTGGCCAGAGATTCAGGCTACGTGGTGCAGGCGCGTCGGCCCGGAGTGGTCGAGAGCGTGGATGCGACTCGCATCGTGGTTCGTACTGAGGGCAAGGAAGGGCGCAAGGGGAAAGATTCTGGTCTGGACGTGTATGACCTGATCAAGTTCCAGCGCTCGAATCAGAACACCTGTATCACCCAGACGCCGGTGGTGCGATTGGGGCAGCCCGTGAAGGTTGGGCAGGTGTTGGCGGATGGTCCGGCCATCGATCATGGAGAATTGGCTTTAGGGAAGAACATTCTGGTGGCCTTCATGCCCTGGGGTGGATACAACTTCGAAGACGCCATTCTCTTGAGCGAGAAGCTGGTTCGCGAGGACGCCTTTACCTCCATTCACATTGAAGAATTTGAGCTGGAAGCACGGGATACGAAGCTCGGCAAAGAAGAGGTCACCCGCGACATTCCCAACATTGGGGAAGAAGCACTGCGGAACCTCGATGAGAGCGGCATCATTCGCATCGGCGCCGAAGTGAAGCCTGGCGATATTCTGGTCGGCAAGGTCACGCCGAAGGGCGAGACGCAGTTGACGCCGGAAGAGAAGTTGCTGCGGGCGATCTTCGGTGAGAAAGCCGGCGATGTGAAGGACACGTCGCTGACTGTTCCGCCGGGTGTCGAAGGGATTGTGGTCGACGTCAAGATTTTCTCCCGCAAGGGGTTGGATAAAGACGAGCGCTCCAAGAGCATCGAGAGCGACGATCAGATGAAGCTGCAGCGGGACCATCATGAAGAGCTGCGCATCATCGATGAAGAGAAGACGAAGAAGATTCGCAAGCTCTTGCTCGGTAAAGTGGTTGGCCGCGATTTGATGGATCCGGACACCGGCGATGTCATTCTGAAGAAGAAGGGCAAGCTGACGGCCGAGATTCTCAAGCGGCTGCCTGACGATACCGTGCGCCACATCATCTTGAGCGATCCGGATGAGCAGAAGGAGCTCGAAGATGTGGAGCGGCGAGCCAAGGAGCAAATCGAGATTCTCCAGACGCTGTACGACGAGAAGGTCGGACGTCTGAAGCGCGGCGACGAATTGCCTCCCGGCGTGATCAAGCTGGTGAAGGTGTATGTCGCGATGAAGCGCAAGATTCAGGTCGGCGACAAGATGGCGGGACGACATGGAAACAAAGGTGTCGTGTCACGCGTGTTGCCGGAAGAGGATATGCCCTATTTGCCGGACGGCACACCGGTTGAGATCGTCTTGAACCCTCTCGGCGTGCCCTCACGTATGAACGTGGGGCAGATCTTGGAGACGCACCTCGGATGGGCTGCCAAGGCGCTGGGGATCAAGGTGGCGAGCCCTGTGTTTGATGGGGCATCGGAAAAAGAAATCAAGGATTTGCTTACGAAGGCCAAGCTGCCGCCGAGCGGGCAAAGTACGTTGGTAGACGGAAGAACCGGGGAGACCTTTGCCAGTCCGGTTACCGTCGGCTACATGTATGTACTGAAACTCCACCACTTGGTGGACGACAAGATTCACGCACGGTCCATCGGACCCTATTCTCTCGTGACGCAACAGCCCTTGGGCGGTAAGGCTCAGTTCGGCGGTCAACGGCTGGGAGAAATGGAAGTCTGGGCATTGCAGGCCTACGGCGCTGCATCGACGCTGCAGGAGTTCCTGACGGTCAAGTCAGACGACGTCCCGGGCCGGTCGCGTATGTATGAAGCAATTGTGAAGGGCGAACCATTCCTTGAACCAGGGTTGCCCGAATCGTTTAATGTCTTGGTCAAAGAGTTGCAGAGTTTGGGGCTCGACGTCGAGTTGCTGAAGTCGCAAGACTAA
- the rplL gene encoding 50S ribosomal protein L7/L12, which translates to MSATTTKFSQEELIKAIEGMSVLDLAELVKGLETRFGVTAAAPVAMAAAPAAGAAAAAEEKTSFDVILVSAPADKKIQVIKVVRELTSLGLKEAKDLVEGAPKPVKTGATKEESDTMKKKLEESGAKIEIK; encoded by the coding sequence ATGTCAGCTACCACTACAAAATTTTCGCAGGAAGAATTGATCAAGGCCATTGAGGGCATGAGCGTGCTCGACTTGGCGGAGTTGGTGAAGGGCTTGGAGACCCGCTTTGGCGTGACTGCCGCGGCGCCTGTCGCCATGGCCGCAGCTCCGGCTGCCGGCGCAGCTGCTGCCGCCGAAGAGAAGACCTCGTTTGACGTGATCCTCGTCTCGGCTCCTGCCGACAAGAAGATCCAGGTCATCAAGGTGGTGCGTGAGTTGACGAGCCTTGGCTTGAAGGAAGCGAAGGATCTTGTGGAAGGCGCGCCGAAGCCCGTGAAGACCGGTGCGACCAAGGAAGAGTCCGACACCATGAAGAAAAAGCTCGAAGAGAGCGGTGCCAAGATCGAGATTAAGTAA
- the rplA gene encoding 50S ribosomal protein L1, translating into MGKKMKAALEKVEPRMYALREAVDVVKKSAYAKFDESVDIALRLGVDPKRSDQMVRGTTALPHGTGKKVRVLVFAKGDKEQEARQAGADYVGSDDLMEKIKGGWMDFDYAISTPDLMASVGKLGKQLGPRGLMPNPKTGTVTFEVGKAVSEIRKGRVEFKVEKAGIVQVAVGKVSFDIDKLYDNASAILESVIKAKPASCKGRYLKSATISSTMGPGVELDAMALTKQWS; encoded by the coding sequence ATGGGAAAGAAGATGAAGGCCGCGTTGGAGAAGGTCGAGCCGCGCATGTATGCCTTGCGTGAGGCCGTCGACGTCGTCAAGAAGTCGGCCTATGCCAAGTTTGATGAGTCGGTCGATATTGCCTTGCGTTTGGGTGTCGACCCAAAGCGATCCGACCAGATGGTCCGGGGCACCACGGCGTTGCCGCATGGAACGGGCAAGAAGGTCCGTGTTCTGGTGTTCGCCAAGGGAGACAAGGAGCAAGAGGCGCGTCAGGCCGGCGCCGACTACGTGGGATCCGACGATCTCATGGAGAAGATCAAGGGCGGATGGATGGATTTCGACTATGCCATCTCTACCCCGGATCTCATGGCGTCAGTCGGAAAATTGGGAAAGCAGCTTGGGCCGCGCGGGCTCATGCCGAATCCGAAGACCGGCACGGTGACGTTCGAAGTCGGGAAGGCTGTCTCGGAAATTCGCAAGGGCCGGGTCGAGTTCAAGGTGGAGAAGGCGGGCATCGTCCAGGTGGCGGTCGGCAAGGTCTCGTTTGACATCGACAAGCTGTACGACAACGCCTCGGCCATTCTTGAATCCGTTATCAAGGCGAAGCCGGCGTCCTGCAAGGGTCGCTATCTGAAGAGCGCCACGATTTCCAGCACCATGGGTCCTGGAGTGGAGTTAGATGCGATGGCGTTGACCAAGCAGTGGAGTTAA